The Oryctolagus cuniculus chromosome 12, mOryCun1.1, whole genome shotgun sequence genomic interval TGCAGGAAGAAGGGAGCCGTGAGCAGGACGGCCAGGTCGGCCAGGGCCAGGTTCAACACCAGCAGGGCAGTGACGGAGCGCTTCTGCATCCTTTTCAGGATGCTCCACACCACAAAGCTGTTGCCAGGCAGCCCCACAACCAGCGCTGTGGACAGCAGGATGATTGACAGCAGAGAGATGTAGGAGGAAGCCCCCGAGGAGGAGGCCAGGGGGGAGGTAGTGTTCATGGCCATGGCGGGGACCTGGAGGGTGAGGGCGGACACGCGCATGAGGGCAGGAGCATTTCCTGACACCCTGGACACTGTCACCTGAGAACTTTGATCTGCCTCCaaggggagcagcagcagaggcaccTCGGCCaccttctgcccccacccccgggttGCTGCTGACTTAACCTGCCTGGAAAGGACCTGATTCCGCAGAAAACACTAACTTCTGAACTGGGCCACGGGGCCCCTTCCTGCCTGCAGACCCAATTGCAAAACATACAGTGACAGCGGCAGCAGcccttcagcttccttctcctaGGGAGACCCTGAAACACAGATCCAGAGACCCAGAGACTTTCCTCGCCAGGGCTGCGCCCCTGGCAGGCTAGCTCCTGTGTCCCCTGCCTGTACCCTAGCCCCTCAACCCCGGTAACTCCCCCCGGTCACCTGCTCACACTCCCCGAGAGGCCCCGGGTCCCCCAGGAACCACAGTGCCCAGGGAACGAGGGCAAATGCACCCGACTGCTTTGCCACTGGCCGGGCTTTTCTTGGGAGACTGCTTTGCACCTTCACTCGTGGCTGTGAgcatcccctcccttcccctcccctccccacacctgccccaagaTACTTACAAGCTTCGCCAGGCACTGGCCGGAAGCTGGTGCTGATCCCACGGTCAGGGCAGAGTGCTATAGCCTatctttggatctgcccagtgccaggggctcctggccctggttcTGGGTACTGTAGCTAATTCAGAGAGGAAGTACCACAGGACAGGGGAGGCGGGAGCAGCAGAGGGGGAAGACCCATCTTCCTGAGGGTGGGTCCACCCCCTCCCTTCCCTAGGAGGGGGGATggcactgcactccagggccacggAGCAGGGGAAGAGGACTCCACAGGGGTGGGGCCAAAAGAGAGGGACCCAGGAAGGGGCAGTGGGCGAGGAAAGAAGGGCATGGGGAGCGACTAGGCTGGGGTGCGGCCTCAACATGCAGGTGTGGACTGGAGAATTCAAGGTCATAAGTGGGGTCTGTAGACATAGGGAAGAagccagagagggaaaggggccaGAATGCTGGTATCCACCCACACTTCCCAGTGTATCAATGCAAACGTCTGTGCGCTTCATGCCAacagcactttttaaaatgtttttcacagAAAAAAGTAAATGCTGGGATAGGCTGGCCTGaacaggaggagaggagggagggtccGGGGGCCCTCGGGCCACCTGCAACAGAGCAGGCCAGCATGCAGAAGAGCCCCTTCCCCGGATGGAGGGACGTCTCCTTTCCTGACACCTCccgcaggaggcaggagctgaaaATGAAAACTCCTTTCAGCCTGCCAGGAGCCTTGTGGCCTCCCTTTTAACACCAGCGCCGCTCGGGTCCGTGGCCCTCGCCAGGGCCCTAACTTGCTTgacttaataataataaataaattttaaaagccagAGTGGCGTTTACCCAGCAGGCGTCAAGCCGAGGATATGATGAAAAGAAATTGGGCTGAAACCACAACAAGAACTGAACACAGAGCAGAGGAAGGGCTTTCTGACCGCACAGGGTGTCTGAAATGGGGAATATGTAACAGGAAGTTAGGAAACCTTGCCCCACAGCCCCATCACACACAAGGACAGGAAGAAGCCCCAGCAGTCGGGGCTTCGGgatagaagcttctggctcagggcTCTTGGGCCAACCAGAGGGCCCTTCAGAATTGTCTAGCCCTTCTCTCAGGCTGCTCCCCACCGCAGCTGCCCCCATGTCCCTTCTTTCTCCACCCAGGGCTAGGTGGTTTAAACCCACTTCCTGCTGCCCTTGTTCTGAGCTCCACTCCAGGCTCAGTGTTGGTGGCCTCAATAGGACCCTGGGGACTGGACTACCCTCGTTCTCATGACCTGTGCCAGGGCACAGGCGGTTGTGTGAACTAACGGACAGGCTGGGGTGATGGCCTGGGGAGCCACTTGGGTGGCCACCTCAGTTTGCTGGGGACACTGATGGGGCTGGGACAAGGGATTCCCGGTGCTAAAACTGAAGAAGTGCTGGGCCGACTGAAACAGGTTGATCATTGCAAAAACCACATGGATGTGCACAAGAATCCCATTCTGCACCTCCCATGTCTGGAGTGTCTGGACCCAGACCAGGTTCTAGACCTAGAGGTAGAAAAGGCAGGGGATgagaggtgctgggggaggggtcggGGAGAGCCCGGCCGTCttggcagagaggaaggagagaaaggagaggtggcATACCTCTCCTGCACACAGCCTGCTATTCCCGGCACCCCCTCCTCACCAGCCCTCAAACGTCCCCCACCTGAGTGAGTCATTGACGATGCTCCTGTGGCCTTTGGGGGAGGTCAGTGTCTGATGCCCAGGGCCCCAACACCCTGTCTCTCCTTGTGACCCCTCTCCCAACCGCATCAACAATAAGCAGGAGAACCCGCCACCCCCACAGcgtcactctccccttccagaGCCAGTTTCCCCCCTTGGGTggctctcacagacacacacacacacacacacacacacaccccgaatGGATTCCATCCTCACCTCCCCCCAGGCTCACAACTGTggcttcctctttcttcctttacatCCAGAGAGGGAGGTGCTAAGggctggcagggcagggccccgggAAGGCCCAAGTGACCCAGCGGGGAACCAGGTGGCTTAGGTATAGCTCAGCCATGATGAGCCACCGACAGGaacacacttgggtcatcctctagtGGCTTCCCGGAGAGTTTCACAGTCATAGCTACTGGCAGAGGGCGAGCAGCGCCGGCGGGCGGGTACACACCAACTGCAGGTGCAATGTCTGCTCACATGAGCCATCCTCATCCTCACAAGCCCTCAAGTGACCGTCCTCCGTCGAAGTGTCCCCAGATGCTCCCGAGAGGCGACTTCCAGGAGGGGACACAGAGAGGGGCGGCGCCGAGCAGGCGTGGTGCAAGGTTTGGTGTCAAAGGTCCCAATCCAGACTGCCCCTATGCTGCCCGCCCCCAGGGTCCCCGttgtcctggccctggcccaccaCCTGTAGGCGAGGAGTCGTTCGGAGCTCCATGGTCCCTTCCCTGGAGCGGCTGCCCCCTCGGGCCTCCCCGGAGCCCTCGAAGAGCTTCATGAGGAACCGCGGACCCGCGCGGGGCAGCAGGTCCCCGGCGGTGAAGACGTAAAGCAGCGGGTTGACACTGGAGCTGAAGAAGGCCAAGGCCGTGGTGCCCGCCCGCGCCGCCTGGCCCGCGCCGCCGAGCCTGGCCAAGGTCCCCTCGGGCGGAGCCAGCGCGGCGGCCGCCTGCACCAGGTTGACCGCGTGGTAGGGAGCCCAGAGTAAGCCGAAGGCCAGTACGATGGCGCTCACGAGCCGGCCCACGCGGGTGCCGCGGCGCCCGGAGCGCCAGCGCGCGGCCCGCAGCCGCGCCAGCGTCACGCCGTAGCAAACGAGCACCAGCCCGAAAGGCAGTACGAAGGCCGTCAGAGTCTCCAGGCTCAGGTGCACGGCGGCGTGCGCCGGCGATGGGTGGCACAGCTGGCATATGCGGTCCCCCCAGAGGTGGCGGTAGACGGCGGCCGGCAGGGCGAGGAGCAGGGCGGCCAGCCAAACGGCCAGCAGCAGACGGCGGGCCAGGGCCGGGCTGCGCAGCCGCGGAGCCAGGAAGGGGTGAGTGACGGCCAggcagcgctgcaggctgagcaGCCCGGTGAGCAGCACGCTGGCGTACATGCTGAGCGCGCACACGTAGTACACCGCCTTGCAGCCCACCTGGCCCAGCGGCCACGCCTGGCCTGCCAGGAAGGCCACGAAGAGCGGCGTGAGCAGCAGCACCGCGCCGTCGGCCAGTGCCAGGTGCAGCACCAGCGTGGCCGCCAGCGGCCGCCCCCGCGCCGGCCGCCAGCCCACCAAGCTCCACACTACGAAGCCGTTGCCCGGCAGCCCCAGCAGTGCCGCCACGAGCAGGAAGGCCATGCCCGTGGCCCGCGAGGCCTTCCAGCTCAGCAGCGTCTCGTTCCCCGGTGGACGGTAGCACGGCATCATCCTTCTGCGCCTACAGGGGACTGTAAGGGGCACAGACGGTGCTCAGGGGTCGGGTGGGGGGGGAGCCCAGCCACCGCTGACGCCTGGTGAGAGGGGACTGTGCCTCCCTTACTTGCCCACCTGCAGCCTAGTGCGTCTAGCCCGGAGCCCTGTCTCCCATGAGGACCCGGGGCCCCAGCACTGCTCCTTGAAACCCAgatccccctcctcccccacccgactcctggcttccctGAGCCCCCAGTCCTCACTCTAGCTGTTGCTGTCTCCGTCTACCACTCTAGCCTGGGTCCTCCTTCTGTGTCCAGCCCCATTCCTCAGGGCAAAATTGGGCAAGGGCAGACCCACTTACCCAGGTGTGGGGGGGCAGGGATGGGGTCCCGCGAAGGGCCCGGGGATTCCACGAGGTAAAGCCGCTGTGGGTGAATGCCTACTTCTGTCTGCTGCCTGTCAGGTTTGCAAGAGGGTGAGGCCAGCATAGGGAGGGACAAGATGAGGCTCATCCCTCATCCTGCACCCTCCCATGGCTTACACATGCAGGCTTGTAGGAGCCTGCCTCCCCAGGAAACAGGCTAAGCCGGAGAGGCACACACAAGCTtccctggctggggagggagaaggggtactctgctgctgcctgagcatggctcctgcttctgccctcctgcctccgcccagccctgcccagtccTGCCCAGTCCTCCAGCCCTCCTTTCCCCGCACTTTTGTTCTCTGGCCTCTGCGGCCTGCACTCGGCAGAGCAGGTGATGCAGGCAACTCATTGTCCCAGCGGCTCTCACTGCCTGTCTTCAGTCTCCTGGCTCTGCTGAGCTCCCCTTTGTCCCCAGCCCCCAACCCACCCCCTCATCTCTTGTATTGGGCCCTGCCCCAATCATCCCACCCTCAGGGCTCTCCCTGGGCTGTTAATGACAGCTTTTCAGCGGAAGGCATGGTGCTGGGTTCTGGGGACAACTGGGGGTGCATGAGGCCTAAGGGACTTTAACAAACCTGAAGAGACTGTACTGCCAGACTTCTCAGGACACAAGACCGGAAGAAAGGCAGGGTGCAGAGGTGGAGACACTGCAAGCCCTGTCCTCTGCAGAGGTCAGGAAAGCTCGGCCATGAAGATGCTTGCGGGGGACCTGGTGGGTGGGTAGAGTTGAAGGAAGGGAAAACCAAGGCCTCTGCTCAGTCACCAGCCAGAATTGGGAGTTCCCTGGGATCAAGGACACTGAGAGCATTGCCTTACTTCAGGTGTGTCCAAAGTGGAGTCTGAGTtgagggcctggggacaggtGATCCTGGATTTGGAGGGTCAGCTCAGGAAGCAGGAGCGGGGGAGCAGGGAAAGAcgggagagaggagagccagtGCGAGCATGGAGTTGAGTCCCTGGTGTAGGCCTTGGCGACCTCTGGGACGCGTACAGAATGCCCAGGACACAGAACGGGGACATTGCTCGTTGTCCGAGGACTATCCTGGAGGCATTAGCACCCCTGTACATGCAGTCTGTACTTGTCAGGGACTGACTGGGCTCCCACGGCTTCCGATAAAGCTTGTTCCATCTGGACCAAGCCCCACAAGTAACAGCAGGAGAATTCCCAGAAGGCTGTGCCCCAAACCATTCTGAGATGGAGCTTGCTGGGATCCCAAAGAAAGAAGCACTGAATGCAGGGTGATTAGTCCAGAGCTTTGTGCAGCCTCGCGACAGACAGCGAGAGAAATGGATATTCACCTGGGTACGTCCACAGAGGATCAGGGCAAGGCGTTTATATAAAAGTGTAAGGGTTTGGGCTCAGGGCTGAGGCtagtttctttgtgttttggacaatGACCTAAACACTTTTATCAGTGCCTGGGAATGTCCAGAGACCCGGCTTGGGCTCAAGCCTGCAGGAGAAATGAGGTTGGCCAACGACACCAAGAAGGCAAAGgactgcttctttttctttcattttctttttttaaagatttatctaattgaaaggcagagttacaaagagagagagattttccatctgctggctcactccccaaatggccacaacgtccagagctgaAGCGAttgaaagtcaggagccaggagcttcttttggatctccctagtgggtacaggggcccaagcacttgggccatcctctgctgctttcctaggcacattagcagggagctagatcagaagtggtgcagtcaggacttgaactggcgcccatatgggatgctgatgctgcaggcagcagctttacccgttaggccacagtgccggccctgggccCGTGTTTCTCAGtcaaggcacagaaagaaagcacagggacctgggagacctgggggaccCTACAGGCTCCTTGGGCAAGAAAACAGAGCCGGCACTCATTTGAGATGTTCCTTGCCAATGAATCTGAGCTTCTACTTGTTATCACAACTACAACTGAGATCAGAGATGGTCACAAGGCACCAGAAGTTTAAGTCCTgggaccagagttgtggcacagtgggctaagtcaccacctgcaaagctTACATCCCAtattcagagtgctggttcaagtcccagctgctctacttccaatccagctcgctacaaatgctcctgagaaagcagaggaagatggcccaagtgcttaggcccttgccatccatgggggtaacccagatgtagttccaggctcctggcttcagcctggctcagccccagccattgcagccatttgggaagtgaaccagtggcacggaaggtctctgtctctctctgttactctgcctttcaaaaaataaatcttaaaaaaaaaaaaaaaaaaaaaaaacgctaaaGTCTTGATGACATCAAAGGATGCCCTGGCCCCATTCACTTTTCCTGTACGTCCATTAACTGGTAAAAAGAGAGAGGCCAAAGAGAAGGTGGCTACTCCAGTTGGGTGGGGCAGGCAGCTCTGGAAAACGAAGCCAGGAAATGTGGAGCCAGTCCTTCCCCTCTACCAAGGAGAAAGGGGCAGACAAGCAGGAGGCCAGGGTCCCAGAGAGGCTCCTGGTGATCCTGGACCCGTGGAGCAGGATCCATCCTCTCTCTCACCACTCCAGGCACTGCCTCCTCTGAGTTCTCTAAGCCCTGCCCATCCTGTTGTCCCCACCCTAAGGCCATTTCCTCACCAGCAGCCCCGCCTCTTTTCCAAAAACTGCAGCTTGTGGCttttccaggaggcagcagcacaAGAACAGCGCATATCAGACCACACATACCGAGAGCCAGCAACTGGCCCTAGAAATTCCCTCCATAGAACTAAGCACACCAGAGGCCGCATTCCACTATTTCACATCGTTTCTGTTTGCcctcacctcacacacacacacacacacacacacacacacacacacacacacacgcatgcacgcgCTCTCAGGGCTTTGGCTGGGtaccccttcctcccctcctccctccctccccttggaCTTTGTCCTTCTTACTGGCTAGGCAGGGGGGCCAGAGTCCGGGCTTGACTCATCCCCACCTCACCAGCGCTGAGACTCCAGCTTTGTCACAGACGACACCACTCCAGCCCGGCAGAGCAGACGGCCACCGCACCCAGCTCTTCTACTGCTTGGTCCACCATGGAGTACCTCTCAGCCCTGAAGCCCTCAGCAGAGGGCCTACTGAGGTGACTTCTAATCCTCCTGGCCACCCTACCATGGGCACACAGCGGGACAACTGCTCCACTCAGCTGCTAGGAGACTCACTGCCCCTCCTCTGCAGTGGGTTTGGTACCGCCCCTGAACTACTAGCCAGGCCCCCCACCCTGtggtctccccctctctcctttggCTAATCTGCAAACCTAGCTTCCTCCCTCACTAGCCCTCTAGTCACCCCACCTCCTTCATCCCCCTTGCTCTCACCAAGCCCTCCGGGCTCCTTCTCGAACCTTCCTTCCCAACCGTCAGGTCAGTATCTAACATGAGCTCCGAGTTCGGCCGCCGGGTCTGGACCTCAGCACCCCCGCCACGGCCCTTCCGTGTCTGTGATCACAAGCGCACCATCCGGAAGGGGCTGACAGCTGCCACCCGCCAAGAACTGCTTGATAAGGTGAGAGAGCCAAGTGCCCGGATTCTATGGGAAGGACAGCTTAAGAAGAGTGACAACATGGGATGATGAAGCACAAAGGGCCAAGGTCATGCAGCTGCCCCTCTGAGAGCTAAGAGCAGTGGGGATAAACCCAATCATTTCCTCTGTCTTGGGgccaattcatttattttccaggTAATGGGTTGTTCTTTGGGAGTAAACAGTGGATAGAGGGTTGAAGGGATGGAATTCAGAGGTCAGTATGGTATGGCAACTTCCATATGACAACCCAAGTTCAAATCCTGAGGCTGCCACTTCCAAGCTGTCAACCCCTGTGGAGTTATTCACCCTATTAAAACCTCGGTTTCCTCATCTACAAGATGGGAATGATAATGCAGCACCTCTTAGGGTTGTGAAAAAGAATAAGTGGATAATGTAGGTAAAGCGCTCATAATAGGCACCAAGGGAGGATTCCAACAGGTTAAACATCACTGGCACTGAAAACAGCTCTGGTGGGAGAGAAGGGGCACTGTAGGTAAGAGACTCCAGCTAGTTTATCCGTTGTGATCCAGTAGGAGTGGCTTGGAGGGAAGCAGGGGGAAATGAGACTGGCATGGTAGGAGCAACAGGAGAAAGGGCCAGCCACTAATGAGGGTCCCCCAACAACGAAAGAACCCTGAGAGCTGCAGCCTTCAGAAAGATGGCAAAGCATTAGGAAGTAGTTGCGCTATCCACCAATGCCTAGAGCTGACCTGTGGACGCTGGGCTGCGGGTGGGTGGGAGTGGGCACAGGGTAAGATCTGCCATCTCCCTCTTGCTTCTTGCCACTGGGCAGGCCCTGGAGACCCTGCTGCTGAGGGGAGAGCCAACACTGGTGCTAGAGGAGGATGGGACGGCCGTGGAGAGCGAGGACTTCTTCCAGCTCCTGGAGGATGACACCTGCCTGATGGTGCTGGACTCggggcagagctggagccctGTCAGGGTGAgaggccctggctggggctgctgaAGCCATCACCCCTAACTGCTTCTCACGCCTGACCTCGACCCTGGGAGAGCTGTGGCACTGTCAAGGACAGCACAGAGTGGACAGACAGTCCAGGCGCGGTGGGCCTGACCCTGTGCTGACGAGGATCAATGGTGAGTGTCAGGGTGTGACggtccactgcactgcctggtgTCTTGCAGAGCGGGGTGCTGTCCTATGGCCTGGGCCAGGAGAAGCCGAAGCACAGCAAGGACATCGCTCGCATCACCTTTGACGTGTACAAGCAAAACCCTCGAGACCTCTTTGGCAGCCTGAACGTTAAAGCCACGTTCTATGGGCTCTACACCATGAGTTGTGActtccaaggacttggccccAAAAAAGTACTCAGGTCAGAGATCAGTGTGTCAAACTTCCCATCCCCTGCAACTGTAGTTCCTTCATCCCTTCGCCTGCACCCACTTAGCTCTCAGTGCGCTCTGCCCTGCTGTACGGCCTCCCGCCGGGTTCCCCTAGTCAGCTCATTTGCCCTCTGCTCTGCAGGGAGTTCCTACGTTGGACCTCCGCGCTGCTGCAAggcctgggccacctgctgctgggaATTTCGTCAACCCTTCGCCACTTAGTGGAGGGGGCGGAGCAGTGGCAGCGCCAGGGTCGCCTCCGCTCCTGAGAAGGGGCCGAGCTTCTGCCTCCGGACTCGTTCCAAGGGACTACACTGTGAGGACTGTCAGAGCGTCAGGTTTCACAACCTGCAGGCAAGAAAACACCTAATTTCCCACTGAACTCCGACCCCAGCGTGAGCAGAATGCCTCATACCCTTCACCCCCTTTGCCAAAGAACATGGTCCCATCCTAGCTACGCTGCCAGCCCCCCACTTGCCTGAAGGCCACAAGGCCGTCCCCCCCCGCATCTGATCCCATCCTCACGGCTGCCGCATCTGGCTCCCCTCCAGCTCCTCCTGTCTCTGAGCTCCCACTCAGCACATTGATAAGAGATAAGCGCCCGTGGACTTCACCTTCAGATTTCTACTTTGTTGTATCCTTCccacaaaaaaataacaaaagcatcttcaataaaaatataaaaatgtttactaGTAAGAACTTTTGACTCCAATTCAAACCCCAAAAGAACGAGACAGATACCTCCTtccaccctcccccagcctgcccaAGCCCAGAGGCCTCAGTCTTCAAGTATGGAGTTCAGTGCCCGCCTGCGCTTGGCCACCGcactctgctgc includes:
- the CIDEB gene encoding lipid transferase CIDEB, which produces MEYLSALKPSAEGLLRSVSNMSSEFGRRVWTSAPPPRPFRVCDHKRTIRKGLTAATRQELLDKALETLLLRGEPTLVLEEDGTAVESEDFFQLLEDDTCLMVLDSGQSWSPVRSGVLSYGLGQEKPKHSKDIARITFDVYKQNPRDLFGSLNVKATFYGLYTMSCDFQGLGPKKVLREFLRWTSALLQGLGHLLLGISSTLRHLVEGAEQWQRQGRLRS
- the LTB4R2 gene encoding leukotriene B4 receptor 2, encoding MSLILSLPMLASPSCKPDRQQTEVGIHPQRLYLVESPGPSRDPIPAPPHLVPCRRRRMMPCYRPPGNETLLSWKASRATGMAFLLVAALLGLPGNGFVVWSLVGWRPARGRPLAATLVLHLALADGAVLLLTPLFVAFLAGQAWPLGQVGCKAVYYVCALSMYASVLLTGLLSLQRCLAVTHPFLAPRLRSPALARRLLLAVWLAALLLALPAAVYRHLWGDRICQLCHPSPAHAAVHLSLETLTAFVLPFGLVLVCYGVTLARLRAARWRSGRRGTRVGRLVSAIVLAFGLLWAPYHAVNLVQAAAALAPPEGTLARLGGAGQAARAGTTALAFFSSSVNPLLYVFTAGDLLPRAGPRFLMKLFEGSGEARGGSRSREGTMELRTTPRLQVVGQGQDNGDPGGGQHRGSLDWDL